DNA sequence from the Vicia villosa cultivar HV-30 ecotype Madison, WI linkage group LG3, Vvil1.0, whole genome shotgun sequence genome:
TTCACATGAAAAGCTGAAatctaactttttattttaaactttaatGTAGCGATGTGATTTTCACGTCACTACcaaattttccaaaattttaCTCTTCCCCCCACATGAAAAGCAGAGtataatatttttgttattttaaaacgtttgcgacgtgattttcacgtggtaACGCCTCTTTATAGCGATGTGATATTCACGTGGATGGAGTATTGTTTTCTTGTAATGAGACATTATATAGGAATAGAAATTTTTGGATGAGAATATGAATATGAACCAGTTTAGAATGGGGTTGTATAGACTAGTCCCGTTTAAGAACAATTTCAAAACTTTTTGAAATAAAATCAGAGATTTAAAGGCGGAAGCAAGAAGAAAATTAGATGAAAGCTTAGAAATTCATCAAGAGGATTTCtaactaagatattacaatgataTCACTAGATGAATGATACTTTCAAATTAAAGACATAACCAAACAAGATAAACAAAGTTGCTTGGTTCAAGCAAATTAAAACCTCAACATAGAAATATTTTGATCATAATTGAATTAAACATAATTCAATAGGTTTGATGGAACATAAACCAATGCTTACACAATAAAATGCTCTGAGCAAGATCTACACTATAGGACATACAAATGATGCTAGAATGCAACAACTAAATAACAAATGtagaaaattaaagagaaaagggTACTCGGAGACATACAATGGTTCAACAATTCGTTCTCGCTATGCCTATTCCACTCTTCAATGATTTTAAAATTATCCAGAAAATTAATCACGTTTTCCACTATTTCAATAATTAATATACAAGTATGTTGGTAAGACAAACTATCATCCATATGAACACTAATATCGGCACTCTAGTTaatatttaattagaattttcaACTTTTTTAGTAATACTTTCTATCTATTAAATAAATACACATATCatcttatttataaacaaaaattcttataatttaaaatgcattagtattatcattttaaaataaattttaataaaaaatatttagactcAAATTTAAGAAAATGTCATGTAAAACTAAAATAGTTAACAAATCTCAAATTTAATTGGTGGCaatcatttatatatttcacaaaattatttttataattagaaataaaaaataatataatatttaaactcaaatcaatcaaaattttcaaattggATTTTAAGTATATATCAGGTATAAAGACTTTATAactctattttttaaataaaagaaaatattggaACTTCAAAGAGTAAATCCAAGtaaatcaatttaatattttttaaatctttaGAGTATGAGTTAAAAGGCAGTGCATTAACAGTGTAAAATAGTCTTACGCTGTCATTCAATATAGAATCATCAATCTGCCctgtcattaaagttttttttaaataaaagaattattTAATTAGATGCATGATAGTGATTGATTGACCGTGTAAAAATATGTAAGTGCATGACCCCTTTTctcttataatattataataacttAAATTTAATCTTTACAAATTTGAAAACATTCCAGTTCCAAATTAGTTTCTAGAAGTGTCTATTATACATGTCAATGTAAAAACATCTAAAATATTTTAGgtcaaaataaaccctaattatatataataacaaatgattagggtttgtaaAAGTTCTTCGACCAAATCATCACTCTCAATTCACAAACAAGGTATTCATCTATTTTCCTCTAATAAtggtgaaaagaaaaaaaagtcgtAAGAAAAACAAAGATAGGATTAGTGATTTACCTGATAGTGTTATACTTCGCATACTCTCTTTTTTGAACATCAAACAAGCTCTTCAAACTTGTATTCTCTCCACAAGATGGATGAATCTCTGGCAGCAACCTCCCACTCCTGtattaatttcttcacaactcaCCACTCCTGATATTTTCATCGAATTCGTGTCTCTGATCTTTTCTAGTCGCAATATCTCAACAGATCTTTACACTCTAAGATTTCGCAGTAGTAATGTCACGGAGCCTAGCCTACTCGAAACGATTCTAAATTACGCTGTTTCACACAAAGTCCAACAATTAGATGTCCATGTTAAATGTGATATTCAGCAGTTTCCAACTTGTTTATTATCGTGTCGCAGTTTAACCTCTCTTGATCTTTGTTTTAGTCATCCTACAATTTATGGTACGACCACATTGTTTCCTAGTTCTTTGAATATGCCAGTATTAACTAGTTTGAGTCTATGGCACTTTGCCTTTTCGGTTGGCAATGATGGTCGTGTTGATCCATTTTCAGCATTAACCAATTTGAAAAGTTTAACAATGGTGTATTGTAAAGTTGCGGGTGCGCAAAACCTTCGCATTTCAAGTACCAAGCTTgtcaatttatatatatacatgagACATTATGCTCGCGAAACCTATTTTGGAATCGAACTACATGCTCCAAGTCTTTGTACCTTTAATTTTAGTGGTATTCCGGTTCAAAAACTCTGTTGGGGCAAGAGCAATCTCTCTTCGATCAAACAAGTAAGTATTGATATAATTGAATTTTGGAAATCAAAGGAGACTTCATCAGTTCTACTCGACTGGCTGATTGAACTTGCTAATGTGGAATCGTTGACGATCTCTTCAACGGCTCTTAAGGTACTTTAGGGGCGAAAAAAGCTTCTTTTCACTCTACACTTACAATGACCCGAGTTTTTTTAATATGCTTGCTTCTTATATCGTATTTATACATTTTATCAAAAATATGACTTGAAATAAAAAAGTCCTAATACTTGTTTATTCAGGTTCTTTCCTTAGTTCCAAATTTATTGGTTGAACTCCCTTCCTTGTGTAACTTGAAGTCACTCAAGGTAGAAAAGAGACAAATTTCACGAATGATACCAGATGGAATAGTGGACATTTTGATTCAAAACTCGCCTTCACCAAAGGTTTACATCATAGATTGATTAAGGTAAAAAGTGCATTCAACTTCCTAATGAGAGACTTTTTCCTTTCTCTGTTTGTGTTTCCCATGATGTCTTGGTTATATATTACAAAACCTTATGTAGAGAGAAATATATAACTACAAAATTTTTGTATGATCATGTGTGTGACAATATTCTTTGATGAAGTCTGTGATACATGGAAAAAAAGGAAGAGAAGCATCAACTCCTGTAGCTTCTTTGTTGCGGCCTAGGAACTAGTTACCATCTGAATTTATTTAAACTTTGAATGATAGGTATTATTGTAAATTTATATATCTGTTTCATTTTATATAGCCTGGTGCACCTTGGTCAGGAAAAAAGCAGATGATGTGACTAAATTTATGAAGAAATTGAAGGACTCTTTATGGATTTTGCATATAGCAACCTCGTTTACCTCGCTATTATTAATGTTAAACAAATTGTCTATGCAACTCATGAGTTcaactgtgtttttacttattTTGTGAATTACATATTTATTGGTTATTTTAATAGACTGTTATAAATTGATGTTtttttatcaacataattttttttccgTAATGCAATATATTTGCATCAAGTGTTGTTTTTCTGTGTGACTTCAGGTTCACATTCAGTTGTTGGAATTCAATTTGGTTTAATGGAAACActagttataattataattagggGGTGTTCAACACCTTTCATGTATACATGCATATAAAACATCAAGCAGCatcatttattttttcaattatttagaGAAGGCCACTCCATCGCATTATATGATCTTCCTTTCTCATTAGGATCTGCATCTTTTTCTCCTTAGTTGTGAATGTTCAACCATCAACTATTGATCCTCTGGACCATATATAGCACATCAAACCGAACCAAAATTCGTACACTATGATGCATGAACTTAATAATAACATATAACTCTCTTCTGACCGTCTACATCGCCAATAAGACCACCTCAACACAACATGTATGATATGCACACATTCAACAATACATAAATCATATCATTATCTCCACGGCATATCACCACGCATGTATAATCATAATTCATTGATTCATAAGTATACAAAGAGTTTTAATATCATACATTTACTCAACATACCATCACACATTAATTTAATCTCAGCAACTACACCAAAACAATAGCCAAACATCGACCATCCAAAAACGGCCCATGGTGCTAGTGACGATTTGTCCGTCACCCAGACCGGCACCCAGTCCCTCCTCAACCAGTTACTCCTGTGACGGCCAGCAGGAGAAATCCCGCCTGCACTACTGCGGGAAACCCATTTAACAACGGTTGGAAAGTACATATAATCACGCGGGTCCAAACGTTGTTATGTAGAGTGTTGTCGTAAATGCGTTACTTACAATCACTATCCTGGGACCGTTGTTGTATTCTTGAAAGCGCGTGCAATATCACTACGGTTAGTTAAACAAGCCGTTGTGATAGAACTAGTGGTCCCAGGTTCGATTCTGAACAGCGATACTTGGAACATAAATTATAACTCCTCACGGTTACATTAGATAACCGTTGTGGTAAGTACCCAAAGTTTATAATATACTACGTAGATTGCTTGTTTTTCCATACACCTCATTAAAGAAATACAACCATTCAAATTGACGAAGAAGTatataatctaaaaattaaactaTTCTTAAAACCAGCTTAAACAAACAATTGTTTTTCGAATTGCATGTCTCTCTCACCATTCATTTCATGCTCTTTAACACATAAAATGTGGTTCAATGGTATGAGTCCTTCATTGCATTGATTTCTTCGATTAATTCTAGATTAATTTGAACAATAATAATTTATTGGTTAGGTCTTCCTCATTGTCACCGCTTATCATCGTGATTGTTATGATAAcgtatcatcataacaatcacgatGATAAGCAACGACAATGAGGTAGACCCAGccaataattagattttattcaaattacaCTATAAGAGAAGCTATCGATGTATTGAAGGAATCACGTCATTGAATCACATTCTAAATGCTAAAGAGCGTGAACTGAATGATGAGACGCAAGCAATCCGGAAAACATTGATTTATCTAAGTTGGTTTTTTATATAcaacttaattttcagattataagtttctatgtcaatttaaataATTGTATTTTCGATGAAaggttagtgaaacaaacaatctacatagaaTATAGTAAACTCGAACAACATCATACAACAGAACAAGAAATTATAAATTTCCAGGACACACCTTTTTATGAAACTAATCGTGGAACAGGAATCAATTCTGAAGTTCATCTTGTTTGTGAAgcaatgaaaaagaaatataaagagGAAGAAGCTTACACAACTACTTCATACTTCTTATATTTTTTCTCATTGTGTCTCAAACCAGATGAAGTTTGATGCTGCTGTTGTTTCTTCATTAACTAAAATGTGTTATTCTTGTTGAGTCCTACAATAACCCTGAAAAGCATCTTATTTGTGAAGCTATGAAAAAAATGCAAGGTAGATAAAGTTCCCATCATAGTTTCATGTTTCTTGTACTGTTTTTCAAAGCTACACAAATAATATGTATCATAGCCAAAGTATGATCTTTGTTAAGGTAGTGAAGACGAATCTGAaaaaatgagaacaattaatcaacaaaaacaacatgcaACAAACGAGATAATGGCTAGTGGCGAAGGTGTAAGAAGAAGAATATCTTAACGTATGAAGCAGAAGATTCACAGCTAATggcgaagaagaagagaaaaaatgggtGCTAGGGTTCCATTATGAAGAAAACGGCACAATTGTCAATAAGTGAGAGTTAATTCTTAAGAGAACACCCTGCAATTTCTATTAATTGCGCGTTTCCATTGTAGAACACCCTTAATTATTTAGAGAAGGCCACTCCATGGTATTAAGTGATCATCCTTTCTCCTTAGGATCTGCATCTTTTTCTCCTTAATTGTGAATGTTCAACCATAAACTATTGATCCTCTGGACCATAGCAGTACATCAAACAGAACCAAAGTTCGTACACTATGATGTATGAACTTAATAGTAATATACAATTTTGAAAACGCATAATCAACCCCTTCACAGACCGTGTACATCGCCAATAAGGTCACCTCAACACAATAAATAAGATATACACACAATCAACAATACATAAATCATACCATTTTCTCCACAACACATCACCACACATGTATAATCATAATTAACTGATTcactattatattaatatttttaatatcataCATTTATTCAACATACCATCGCTCATTAATTTAATCTCATCAACTACATCAAAACAACAGTCAAACATCGACCGCCCAAATAAATAGAATCAAAACTGAATCGACCACTCAAAAATAGCCTTTAGTGTCCGTGACGGTATGTCTGTCACCAGGGTAACGACTGCCACCCATACCGGCACCCAGtccctgtaacaccccatttttacccggtaattataataaaagtcagagtataaaaattccaaCCAACACATGGGTTATCACATGTGCAGCTTATTAACAACGACATAAACACATTCAATACTGATACATAACACTTTTAAATGGATGAACTCATATTCAACCTgtttaatctttaaaaaaataaatcaacatTAATTAACCACGCAGCGGATTCACAACTTTAACCTTCAAATTAAATACCCTAATATGTTGTCCAATTTAATTCAACTCCAAGACATCAAGTCTTTAACTTCAAATAAACATAGCATCTTACTTCGACAtaatacaacttcaaaaataacAAATCTTAAGGAAAACAACTCAAAATTCAGCAATGGAAACAAATCAACAATAAGGAAAAACATGcgttcgtccccccgagtgctacgtatcagagcgacaatacCGACTCAAACTAATGAAGGTAACAGCTACCCCTTATTGATTACgtgcacgttaccaacagaggacaatattcaaacagaaggggtgagatatcgaactaTATAATCGagtgtatgataaataatatattagaatttgAGTATATAAAATCACCACTTCATATGAACAAATACTTCAATCTTCACAACTCATCAACACAACAACTTAAATATGCGACTTAAAATACGACTCAatacaatgcacatgcatgtggtacccggggagcagaactcccaacttaaaaacCGTCAATTAATAGAGGAATCAACAAGGAATAAGCCTTCAACTTATTAATTTTCCAATCCAAGCAAACTTACCGAGCATTAGCTCCGACTTGAATTTGCTATGTATGCGATTATAATGAatgcgacaacaacaacaacacaaaaacaatTATTAAACAACAACGtagcaacaacatcaacattgGCCATAAGCCTGCAACTTGAATTTTCCAATTAATAGAAGCATTCGCAATAACATTCAACACTACCTGCAATTTTCACATCAAACTTAACCAAAGTTCGTACACTATAATACATGAACTTAATAATAATATACAATTATCAACCCCTCTTCTGACCATGTATATCGCCAATAAGATCACCTCAACACAATAAGTAAGATATGCACACAATCAACAATACATAAATCATATCATTATCTCCACGGCATATCACCACGCATGTATAATCATAATTCATAGATTCACATATAATGCTTATAAAACATAATAGTGGTGGGAAAATCTAGAGGAGGGTGAGGATCCCTTTCAAACTCTTCATGAAATACACCCATATTAAACTAATTTCTCCTCCTTGCTTGAATTTCCAGCAAGCACAAGTTCAAAGCTCTTGGTTATCTTTGTTTCTTTCTCCCAAAACCCTTGTTCTTCACTCTTGCATCTTTCCCCCCCAGTTCCACACTTTTCTATGTAACACTCCTTTTTCTCCtagcatattttattttttaaccgACACTATAACAAATAACGTTTTTTATGATGAAACTTTCaccatgaaaaataaaaaatcaagggTATATGTAATGAGAGagctgataacacgattttatatcgtatatttagcttaaaatccatagatatttatagcattttccgtttattatgttgatttattatgatattacgcgtgtatttgctttatttcaggttttacacttcaattgcgactatttgcgaaaaggaaagaaaatagagcTTAAATGACCGATATTTAGGCCTAAAAGacgaaaaaggagtgctgaagcgaaagaggggtgcaattatgacccaaaggcccaaaagagacgaaccagcccacaaaggaacaaaaacgcgtagcccaaaccatgcaagcaagtggagacgcacgtctccacgttctcttctgccacgtcaccaagaggagacgcccgtctccaactgcccctatctttcctccacttgagacgcacgtctcaagtcttcctgaagaaacggagacgcacgtctccaagtcccagtcagaaaagctccctcaattcacggattccaactgcaaagcctctcctataaataggacctgctatctcactttcaaagggtccgatttcctgccaacgaagtgctgccgaaattgtaccgcgaactgcttttctctattctgctttcattcaaccgtttattttctcacaacgatttctacactggaaattgttgtgaacttttcgtagatctagccttacgttagatttattgttttatttccttgtttttattttctgccatttaaattccgaagaacgatccagccaacctgtggtggaagttcgagtacttcaagattcaattcaattcagatttattttaattcaggtttttatttaccgccttattcatatttgtttgcatgatatattatatgccatttaatatgcttattattatgaaccgaaccgatttatgcatgtttaatcgtattaatatgtctggctaaattactaaaggtgtcggtatgtaaagtaagttaaccgtagggatccgaaataaattggcttaattatgttttattaattatcacttatttttggtttatatgtctaatttaattagtaagtcttaaaaccaatagagcgaaagtttgaggggttaggacggtcaaaggttaaaatcaatagagcgaaagtttgagatctttaactggatagtagacataggacattagttttaaggatggcgaaagcgtattaaaactaattggaacttatttattttcaaaaattgtttttacactcgagcgggatggcgaaagcgtacgttagggttattagcttgctccgagtcaacagagcgaaagtttgagattaggagatttaaatagataacaacctcgtaaaataggcattttattaattacattgtttccaaaaagctcttctaaaatctaatgggatggcgaaagcgtacattaggattaggatagtagtctgaatcaacagagcgaaagtttgagacgaggatttttaatcaatggaattagtaaagatttttaatttaattatgcaaaagccaatggaccttcggattacctttagttaaacgaaatacatactgatacctgtcttttattattattctttattttctcacaatcactttcccttaggaacaatcgaaattttagtactcctagctttacatagtaaccttagataacggtagatcgattcatagtccctgtggattcgatatcttttaaaactacacgacacgactgtgcacttgcagttatcagatttatagacacgtaaagtcgcgatcaagtttttggcgccgttgccggggactatttaagtcgatatcgtaactcactgttacaccgtagagactaggacaattcttccctttctttttgaacgattgtatgccaaatactcgttcacaaggaggagatttaatacaacgaattaacgagatcgaacgtttcattaacgtcaaacgacgagctcgcaatcttcccgaagtagcagaaattccgattaatcaggaattgatttttactgatcaaatcaatcaaatcaccccgaagttagagatggctgctattcgtcctcttagagactatgccgctccttcgcgcgctgaaccgcattcaagtatcgcaccacctgcgattgaggcgaacaatttcgaactgaaaccttcactggtccaagctgttcaacagaatcaattctctggaagccctgtagacgaccccaatctccatttatccgtgttcgtgcaatacgccgacactatcaaagccaacaacgttagttccgaagctattcgattacgccttttccctttctccttgagagatagagcgagagcgtggcttcaatccctgccttccaattccataactacgtgggacgaattgaagagagtattcttagcgagatactttccgcctagcaaaactgctatgctcagaggtcaaatcaacggatttacccagaaagataacgaatcgctcttcgaagcttgggaacgttacaaggacatgcttagaatatgccctcatcatggactcgaaccatggctgatcatccatactttctatggtggtctcttatataacactaaaatgactatagatgccgctgctggcggagcattaatggacaaaccccatgatgaagcatacaaactcatagagaacatggcacaaaaccattaccaatggggtggagaacgagccgctctagagaaagcccaaaccaaaggaggaatgtacgaaataagtggtatagaccgcgttaacgctaaagtagacgctttaactcaaaagatcgagaatttaaccatcactccttcagccaccgctgccgctgtaacacctaactgcgagatttgtggattgactggacatgtagttgctgaatgccaactcttgactggagtcccatctgatcaagtaaattacgctcaaggaaacccttattctaacacgtacaaccctggatggaaaaaccacccgaacttttcttataagaacaacaatgcgttgtacgcgcctggacaagcacctgctgtaccacctggctaccaaaaagcgcctgtagctgctcaaaacacccctaggaagtcaaatctagaaatcatgatggagaacttcatagcttcccaacaacaaaccaataaggacttcctgaatcaaaacatccacaatagcgagcaactaaaacaactatcgaacaaagtagatgctttagctacgcataacaaaatgttagaaactcaaatctcacaagtagctcaacaacaagcacctactgctgcccctgctggcacgtttcctgctcaacctcaacccaatcctaaaggacatgcgaacgcgataacactacgaagtggaacgaattacgatggacccatagatcctagaacccaaaacgtacccatgtcacaacaagagccaaaggaaacccaaaagaaaacaactgacgaacaaactgctaagactgatgagaacaataacgaagtggaacccgaaaaagagaaaccttatgttccaccaccaccttataagccaccaattccttaccctcagagattagctaaatcaaaaaccgaagcgcaatttaaaagatttgtagaacttctgaagcaattaaacataaccataccgttcacagaagccataactgagatgccttcgtacgctaagttcttaaaagaaatcttatcaaacaaaaagaaactcgaggataacgaaactataacgcttaccgctgaatgtagcgctatcatccaaaataacatgcctccaaaactgaaagaccctggtagtttctctataccctgcgtaattggaaaaaccatcatagagaaagccttgtgcgatttaggagctagtgttagtttgatgcctctttcgacctgtaagaaactcaatctaggtgagcttaaagcaacaagaatgtctcttcaactagcagaccgttcagttaaataccctgtaggaatgttagagaatatccctgttcgtgtaggtcaattctacatcccaactgacttcatcattatggatatccaagaagattctaacatcccgatcatattaggaagaccatttttagcaaccgctggtgcaattatagatgtaaagcgaggaaagcttactttcgaagtaggagaagagaaaatagaatttatcctttcccaattcctaaaagcaccttctataattgacacatgctgttctgctgacataatcgacgagtgtgtcaaggaaataaaatccgaaccaaataaggaaaccgagatcctaagaattcctatgccgccaattcttgaagatgacaactggcgtgaggaatatcaagataaccacctgagtgaatgcttagctttaactcccgatcctatacctggacctaagaaacctgctatagagctgaaaacacttcctaccgatcttagatacgaatttctagacgaagaactaaaccgaccagttatagtgaacgccaacttaggacgaaccgagactgaaaaattacttaatgtcctaagaaaataccctaccgctttaggatataacatatcagatctgaaaggtataagcccttctctgtgtatgcaccgcattatgctcgaagacgatagtaaaacctctagggaacatcaaaggcgaataaatcctattatgagcgatgtggttaaaaaggaaatccaaaaactgctagaagctggaataatatatcctatatccgatagtaaatgggttagccctgttcacgtcgtaccaaagaaaggaggagtcactgtaatcactaatgcaaaaggagaatctgtagcacaacgtacccaaactggatggagaatgtgcattgactataggaagctaaacaaagctacccgaaaagaccatttccctttacctttcatagatcaaatgctcgaacgcctagctaaacactcgcatttttgttatctggatggatactccggatttttccaaattcctatccaccctgacgaccaagagaagaccacattcacctgtccttatggtacattcgcttatagacgaatgccttttggactctgcaatgcacccgcgaccttccaaagatgcatgatggcaatatttgccgacttcctagatggaataatggaggtctttatggacgacttctctgtctgtggaggaagttttgaaacatgtttagaaaaccttgaaatggtgcttaaacgatgcgtaagcgtaaacctagtccttaattg
Encoded proteins:
- the LOC131659501 gene encoding F-box/FBD/LRR-repeat protein At1g16930-like, which produces MVKRKKSRKKNKDRISDLPDSVILRILSFLNIKQALQTCILSTRWMNLWQQPPTPVLISSQLTTPDIFIEFVSLIFSSRNISTDLYTLRFRSSNVTEPSLLETILNYAVSHKVQQLDVHVKCDIQQFPTCLLSCRSLTSLDLCFSHPTIYGTTTLFPSSLNMPVLTSLSLWHFAFSVGNDGRVDPFSALTNLKSLTMVYCKVAGAQNLRISSTKLVNLYIYMRHYARETYFGIELHAPSLCTFNFSGIPVQKLCWGKSNLSSIKQVSIDIIEFWKSKETSSVLLDWLIELANVESLTISSTALKVLSLVPNLLVELPSLCNLKSLKVEKRQISRMIPDGIVDILIQNSPSPKVYIID